One segment of Setaria viridis chromosome 4, Setaria_viridis_v4.0, whole genome shotgun sequence DNA contains the following:
- the LOC117853378 gene encoding uncharacterized protein, whose amino-acid sequence MGHLPQQPPSSTTWGGPASFGRPTRGVGVRASRVEAASLVGSCQSHTWPFHGWQRCTFTPVAPFCSFCFRTKLSTSRRGGGEREGGGQSGRRGAMPIVSEGGRRGDSGSSGFGRRGQRSGPAAGGGGSFSSSSVVLGSDSRAAVLQCDEMEESDGEVQSSIRGPLDTLDALQEALPKNRKRLPKFYNGKSSSRANAAEPAQDTANPGKPSPKKRKGFLSFSFSWNKSRSKGSSSSRRRDAAATSSKNWRKTLPPSPTTSSSQRNSRGGGNEHARRWLHRRSSTSRGVSASPPSASLRSQLIAVQMQSVCLEDVEESTASLSSREKRRKSLR is encoded by the exons ATGGGGCACCTCCCTCAACAACCTCCTAGCAGCACAACATGGGGCGGGCCCGCCTCCTTCGGCCGGCCTACTAGGGGCGTCGGTGTACGGGCCTCCAGGGTGGAGGCCGCCTCCCTGGTTGGCTCGTGCCAGAGTCACACGTGGCCCTTCCATGGCTGGCAGCGATGCACCTTCACGCCCGTCGCCCCCTTCTGTTCTTTCTGCTTCCGCACCAAACTCAGCACCAGCAG gagagggggaggggagagagagggaggggggcagAGTGGGAGAAGGGGAGCAATGCCGATCGTGtccgagggcgggcggcggggggacAGCGGGAGCTCCGGCTTCGGCCGCCGGGGCCAGCGCTCCGGGCcggctgcgggcggcggcgggtcgttTTCGTCGTCGTCGGTTGTGCTGGGCAGCGACAGCAGGGCGGCGGTGCTGCAGTGCGACGAGATGGAGGAGAGCGACGGGGAGGTGCAGAGCTCCATCAGAGGGCCGCTCGACACCTTGGACGCGCTACAGGAAGCACTGCCCAAGAACAG GAAAAGATTACCCAAATTCTACAATGGCAAGTCGAGTTCCAGGGCGAATGCTGCTGAACCTGCACAAGACACTGCAAATCCTGGGAAACCATCCCCCAAGAAGCGCAAGGGCTTCCTTTCTTTCAGTTTCAGCTGGAACAAGTCGCGGAGCAAAGGGTCAAGTTCAAGCAGAAGGCGtgatgccgccgccaccagctccAAGAACTGGAGGAAGACACTGCCTCCATCTCCCACTACAAGCTCCTCTCAGCGCAACAGCAGGGGTGGTGGCAACGAGCACGCTCGCCGCTGGCTGCATAGGAGATCCAGCACAAGCAGGGGCGTCTCTGCTTCTCCACCATCTGCTTCCCTTCGGTCCCAGCTGATCGCCGTCCAGATGCAGTCGGTTTGTCTGGAGGATGTGGAGGAGTCCACCGCCTCGCTCTCGTCCAGGGAGAAGCGCAGGAAGAGCTTGCGGTAG
- the LOC117853792 gene encoding ferredoxin-thioredoxin reductase catalytic chain, chloroplastic, which produces MTSAVATTVGCGGLPFRPSSAAPRGRPRGRWMVRAQAAGADASDDKSLEIMRKFSEQYARRSNTFFCADKSVTAVVIKGLADHRDTLGAPLCPCRHYDDKAAEVAQGFWNCPCVPMRERKECHCMLFLTPDNDFAGQDQAISLEEIKEATSKF; this is translated from the exons ATGACatccgccgtcgccaccacggTCGGGTGCGGGGGGCTCCCCTTCCGCCCGTCCTCAGCGGCGCCCAGAGGGCGTCCTCGCGGCAGATGGATGGTCCGAGCTCAAG CCGCGGGAGCGGACGCCTCCGACGACAAGTCGTTGGAGATCATGCGCAAGTTCTCCGAGCAGTACGCCCGCCGCTCCAACACCTTCTTCTGCGCCGATAAATCCGTCACTGCCGTCGTCATCAAG GGACTTGCTGATCACAGGGATACACTTGGAGCTCCTCTATGCCCTTGTAG GCATTATGATGACAAAGCTGCTGAGGTAGCACAAGGATTTTGGAACTGCCCATGTGTTCCCATGCGTGAGAG GAAGGAATGCCACTGTATGCTTTTTCTCACTCCCGACAATGATTTTGCTGGACAGGACCAG GCTATCTCCTTGGAGGAGATCAAAGAGGCGACATCAAAGTTCTAA